The Xanthobacter flavus genome includes a window with the following:
- a CDS encoding acetyl-CoA C-acetyltransferase, which produces MPDAYIFDHVRTPRGRGKPDGALHAATPVHLASTVLSALRDRSGLDTAMVSDIVMGVVMPIGEQGQCLPRIAALRAGYDDEVAGVQINRFCGSGLEAVNMASAKVMAGQADMVIGGGCESMSRIPILSDGGAWSQDPDVAFATRFVPQGISADLIATKWGYSRADVDAFAVESHRRAAQAWAERRFARSVVPVTDHIGEVMLDRDETVRGNSSVDDLARLKPAFAAMGADPGFDEIARLRYPEVGEIAHVHHAGNSSGIVDGAAAVLIGTREAGAAAGLKPRARIRAFAEIGSEPTIMLTAPSFAAEKALKRAGMAVADIDLFEINEAFAAVALRFIDALELDPAQVNVNGGAIAMGHPLGATGAMILGTVLDELERTGKGTALATLCIGAGMGVATIIERV; this is translated from the coding sequence ATGCCAGACGCCTACATCTTCGACCATGTGCGCACCCCGCGCGGCCGCGGCAAGCCGGATGGCGCGCTGCACGCGGCGACGCCCGTGCATCTTGCCTCAACCGTGCTGTCCGCCCTGCGCGATCGCAGCGGGCTCGACACGGCGATGGTGAGCGACATCGTGATGGGTGTCGTCATGCCCATCGGCGAGCAGGGCCAATGCCTGCCGCGCATCGCGGCCCTGCGCGCGGGCTATGACGACGAGGTGGCTGGCGTTCAGATCAACCGCTTCTGCGGCTCCGGGCTGGAGGCGGTGAACATGGCCTCGGCCAAGGTCATGGCCGGGCAGGCGGACATGGTGATCGGCGGCGGCTGCGAGAGCATGTCGCGCATTCCCATCCTCTCCGATGGCGGGGCCTGGAGCCAGGACCCGGACGTGGCCTTCGCCACGCGCTTCGTGCCGCAGGGCATCAGCGCGGACCTCATCGCCACCAAATGGGGCTATTCGCGCGCGGATGTGGACGCCTTCGCGGTGGAGAGCCACCGCCGTGCCGCGCAGGCGTGGGCGGAAAGGCGTTTCGCCCGCTCCGTCGTGCCTGTCACCGACCATATCGGCGAGGTGATGCTGGACCGCGACGAGACGGTGCGGGGCAATTCCAGCGTCGACGATCTCGCCCGCCTCAAGCCCGCCTTTGCGGCCATGGGGGCGGACCCCGGCTTCGACGAGATCGCGCGCCTGCGCTATCCCGAGGTGGGCGAGATCGCCCATGTGCACCATGCCGGCAATTCCTCCGGCATCGTGGACGGCGCGGCCGCTGTGCTCATCGGCACGCGCGAGGCCGGTGCGGCGGCGGGGCTCAAGCCGCGCGCGCGCATCCGTGCCTTCGCGGAGATCGGCTCAGAACCCACCATCATGCTCACTGCGCCGTCCTTTGCGGCCGAGAAGGCGCTGAAGCGGGCGGGGATGGCGGTCGCGGACATCGACCTCTTCGAGATCAACGAGGCGTTCGCCGCCGTGGCGCTGCGCTTCATCGATGCGCTGGAGCTGGACCCCGCGCAGGTGAACGTGAACGGCGGCGCCATCGCCATGGGCCACCCGCTGGGGGCCACCGGCGCCATGATCCTCGGCACCGTGCTGGACGAGCTGGAGCGCACGGGAAAGGGCACGGCGCTTGCCACCCTGTGCATCGGCGCCGGCATGGGCGTCGCCACCATCATCGAACGGGTCTGA
- a CDS encoding AMP-dependent synthetase/ligase, which translates to MTAPQFPDLTLPQMLRLNAERIATRTAIRQKDFGIWNPVSWQAYFERAALAGHGLRALGLPEGGHVAVLSENRIEWVLTQLGAGLLGAVTVGVYPTSPANEVAYVLGHAEAEIVVCEDQEQVDKVLERRDELPKLRRIVVVEKKGLRTYAGGEVIAFDQLVEMGAAHRAAHPRLIDAALARQSLTDVALMIYTSGSTGKPKGAMLTYRNLRAEAIALAERLRLDETTTHVSYLPLCHVAEQMLTTMAPIYLGSQVNFGESIRTIQEDLREVAPSMFLGVPRIWEKLAASITIKMMEAGGLRRTLYERLVKACEPFAEKHPSARTLKERALFFVAYLLYFRALQNFIGLRRAKVAMTGAAPISPNIVRFFRTLGVPLVEVYGATETTGMCTGQRLDDLRPGCVGPAAEGVEVKLGPHNELLVKGDLVFAGYYRSEEATAAALRDGWLHTGDVVEMVGDQVKIVDRLKDIMITAGGKNLSPSEIENVAKSSVFIKECIVIGEARKYVSALIQIDFETVGKWAEEKSLAYTNFRNLVENPQVRALIEGEIAKANAELAQVSHIRRFHLLTKELDHDDDEVTATMKIRRSNIQKKYASEIESLYA; encoded by the coding sequence ATGACCGCACCCCAATTCCCCGACCTCACCCTGCCGCAGATGCTGCGCCTGAATGCGGAGCGCATCGCCACCCGCACGGCCATTCGCCAGAAGGATTTCGGCATCTGGAATCCGGTGTCCTGGCAGGCGTATTTCGAGCGCGCTGCCCTGGCCGGGCATGGTCTCAGAGCGCTCGGCCTGCCTGAGGGCGGGCATGTGGCGGTACTCTCGGAAAACCGTATCGAATGGGTGCTGACCCAGCTCGGCGCCGGCCTCCTCGGCGCGGTCACGGTGGGTGTATATCCCACCAGCCCGGCGAACGAGGTGGCCTATGTGCTCGGCCATGCGGAGGCGGAGATCGTCGTCTGCGAGGACCAGGAGCAGGTGGACAAGGTGCTGGAGCGGCGGGACGAACTGCCGAAGCTCCGGCGCATCGTGGTGGTGGAGAAGAAGGGCCTGCGCACCTATGCGGGCGGCGAGGTGATCGCCTTCGATCAGCTCGTGGAGATGGGCGCCGCCCATCGCGCCGCCCACCCCCGCCTCATCGACGCGGCGCTGGCGCGCCAGTCGCTCACCGACGTGGCGCTGATGATCTACACCTCCGGCTCCACCGGAAAGCCCAAGGGCGCGATGCTCACCTATCGCAACCTGCGCGCCGAGGCGATCGCGCTCGCCGAGCGCCTTCGACTCGACGAGACCACCACCCACGTCTCTTACCTGCCGCTCTGCCACGTGGCCGAGCAGATGCTCACCACCATGGCGCCCATCTATCTGGGCTCGCAGGTGAATTTCGGCGAGAGCATCCGCACGATCCAGGAGGACCTGCGGGAGGTGGCGCCCTCCATGTTCCTCGGCGTGCCGCGCATCTGGGAAAAGCTCGCGGCGTCCATCACCATCAAGATGATGGAGGCGGGAGGCCTGCGCCGCACGCTCTACGAACGCCTCGTGAAGGCGTGCGAGCCGTTCGCCGAGAAGCATCCTTCCGCGCGGACGCTGAAGGAGCGGGCGCTTTTCTTCGTGGCCTACCTGCTCTACTTCCGCGCGCTGCAGAACTTCATCGGCCTCAGGCGCGCGAAGGTGGCGATGACCGGCGCGGCGCCCATCTCGCCCAACATTGTGCGCTTCTTCCGCACGCTCGGCGTGCCTCTGGTGGAAGTCTATGGCGCCACCGAGACCACCGGCATGTGCACCGGCCAGCGGCTCGACGACCTGCGCCCCGGCTGTGTCGGGCCGGCTGCGGAGGGCGTCGAGGTGAAACTCGGCCCGCACAACGAATTGCTGGTGAAGGGCGATCTGGTCTTCGCCGGCTATTACCGCAGCGAGGAGGCGACGGCCGCCGCCCTGCGCGACGGCTGGCTGCACACCGGCGACGTGGTGGAGATGGTGGGCGATCAGGTGAAGATCGTCGATCGCCTGAAGGACATCATGATTACCGCGGGCGGCAAGAATCTGAGCCCGTCGGAGATCGAGAACGTCGCGAAATCGAGCGTCTTCATCAAGGAGTGCATCGTCATCGGCGAGGCGCGCAAATATGTCTCCGCCCTCATCCAGATCGATTTCGAGACGGTGGGCAAATGGGCGGAGGAGAAGTCTCTTGCCTACACCAATTTCCGCAACCTCGTGGAAAACCCGCAGGTGCGCGCGCTGATCGAGGGGGAGATCGCCAAGGCCAATGCGGAGCTGGCGCAGGTGTCCCACATCCGTCGCTTCCACCTCCTCACCAAGGAGCTGGACCATGACGACGACGAGGTGACGGCAACCATGAAGATCCGTCGCTCCAACATCCAGAAGAAATACGCCTCCGAGATCGAAAGCCTCTACGCCTGA
- a CDS encoding enoyl-CoA hydratase-related protein, translating into MLRTEIDGDGIATLILDQPGRSVNTLGWALVDALEAEVERLAADGVVAGIVVTSAKSSFLAGADLAIMGDLAAPDVSLPEAARRIGRMGALFRRLETCGKPVVAAAPGTALGAGLELMLACHHRLAADNPKGLFGLPEVTLGILPGAGGTQRVLRRLGIAAALPILLEGCPMSAAEAQGAGLIDAVVAPDDLVPAAKAALREGRVSPVAPWDVKGFRLPGLAPTSIAAGDLFALWNARVLARTRGEDPAQRAILSCVFEGARLPIDKALRVERDYCASLIQSPQAQEKIAVFFARQAAKAGGAAS; encoded by the coding sequence ATGCTGCGCACCGAGATCGACGGCGACGGCATCGCCACCCTCATCCTCGACCAGCCCGGCCGATCGGTGAACACGCTCGGCTGGGCGCTGGTGGACGCGCTGGAGGCCGAGGTGGAGCGGCTGGCGGCGGATGGCGTCGTTGCCGGCATCGTCGTCACGTCCGCCAAGTCCTCCTTCCTCGCCGGGGCCGACCTCGCCATCATGGGCGACCTCGCGGCGCCGGATGTGAGCCTGCCTGAGGCGGCGCGGCGCATCGGCCGCATGGGCGCGCTGTTCCGCCGGCTGGAGACCTGCGGCAAGCCGGTGGTCGCCGCAGCGCCGGGCACCGCGCTGGGGGCGGGGCTGGAACTGATGCTCGCCTGCCATCACCGGTTGGCAGCAGACAATCCGAAAGGCCTGTTCGGCCTTCCGGAGGTGACGCTCGGCATCCTCCCCGGCGCCGGCGGCACCCAGCGCGTGCTGCGCCGCCTCGGCATCGCCGCCGCCTTGCCGATCCTGCTGGAGGGGTGCCCCATGAGCGCCGCCGAGGCGCAGGGGGCGGGGCTGATCGATGCGGTCGTGGCGCCGGACGATCTCGTTCCCGCCGCCAAGGCCGCCCTGCGCGAGGGCCGGGTCAGCCCGGTTGCGCCGTGGGATGTGAAGGGCTTCCGCCTGCCGGGCCTCGCGCCCACCAGCATCGCCGCGGGCGACCTCTTCGCTTTGTGGAACGCCCGGGTGCTGGCGCGCACCAGGGGGGAGGACCCTGCCCAGCGCGCCATCCTCTCGTGTGTGTTCGAGGGCGCACGCCTGCCCATCGACAAGGCGCTCAGGGTGGAGCGCGATTATTGCGCCAGCCTCATTCAGAGCCCCCAGGCGCAGGAGAAGATCGCCGTCTTCTTCGCCCGCCAGGCCGCGAAGGCGGGCGGAGCGGCATCGTAA